A single Flavobacterium sp. 1 DNA region contains:
- a CDS encoding RNA polymerase sigma factor → MKVINLHQEENEIIALAVKNNRQAQQCIYSKYSPKMLSVCRQYIKDLQLAEDVMITAFMKVFVNLGRFENKGSFEGWIRRIMVNECISFIRVEKKISFVEDEFFFEESFNNIESHFSVEDIQFLIDSLPDGYKMVFNLFAIEGYKHQEIASLLGINEGTSKSQLSHARKMLQEQINKLKNYCYGTE, encoded by the coding sequence TTGAAAGTAATTAATTTACATCAGGAAGAAAATGAAATAATTGCATTGGCTGTCAAAAACAACCGACAGGCGCAACAATGTATTTATTCCAAATATTCGCCAAAGATGTTAAGTGTCTGCCGACAGTATATAAAAGATTTGCAATTGGCCGAAGATGTTATGATCACCGCTTTTATGAAAGTGTTTGTCAACTTAGGACGATTTGAAAATAAAGGAAGTTTTGAAGGCTGGATAAGGCGTATAATGGTCAATGAATGTATTTCATTTATTCGAGTTGAAAAAAAAATAAGCTTTGTTGAGGATGAATTTTTTTTTGAAGAAAGTTTTAATAATATCGAAAGTCATTTTTCTGTAGAAGATATCCAATTTTTGATTGACAGTTTACCCGATGGTTATAAAATGGTTTTCAATTTATTTGCTATTGAAGGATACAAACATCAGGAAATTGCAAGTTTGTTAGGGATAAATGAAGGGACGTCAAAGTCACAGTTATCACATGCGAGAAAGATGCTGCAAGAACAGATTAATAAGTTAAAAAATTATTGTTATGGAACCGAATAA
- a CDS encoding polyprenyl synthetase family protein: protein MNITTQIKQPIVNEMELFEKKFYESMTSKVALLNRITYYIVNRKGKQMRPMFVFLMAKMVSKGSVNERTYRGACVIELIHTATLVHDDVVDDSNRRRGFFSINALWKNKIAVLVGDYLLSKGLLLSIDHGDFDLLKIISVAVREMSEGELLQIEKARRLDITEAIYYEIIRKKTATLIAACCALGARSVVEDEVQVENMRKFGELIGMAFQIKDDLFDYSEEAIGKPTGIDIKEQKMTLPLIHVLNNCTPKEKSWLINSIKNHNKDKKRVKEVITFVKDNNGLLYAENKMIEFQQEALQLLNDYPESDYKAALILMVNYVIERKK from the coding sequence ATGAATATCACTACACAAATAAAACAGCCAATAGTTAACGAAATGGAACTTTTTGAGAAAAAGTTCTACGAATCGATGACTTCCAAAGTGGCACTTTTAAACCGCATAACTTACTATATTGTCAATAGAAAAGGAAAACAAATGAGACCTATGTTCGTTTTCTTGATGGCAAAAATGGTATCCAAAGGTTCCGTCAACGAGAGAACATATAGAGGAGCTTGCGTAATTGAGCTGATTCACACTGCAACATTAGTTCACGACGACGTGGTTGATGACAGTAATCGCCGAAGAGGTTTTTTCTCCATTAATGCACTTTGGAAAAACAAAATTGCTGTGTTAGTTGGTGATTATTTGTTGTCCAAAGGATTATTGCTTTCCATTGATCATGGTGATTTTGATTTGTTGAAAATTATTTCAGTCGCTGTCCGAGAAATGAGCGAAGGGGAATTGCTTCAAATTGAAAAAGCCAGAAGACTTGATATAACCGAAGCCATTTATTACGAAATCATCCGAAAAAAAACGGCTACACTTATTGCAGCCTGCTGTGCCCTTGGTGCAAGATCTGTTGTGGAAGATGAGGTGCAGGTAGAGAACATGAGAAAATTTGGTGAACTTATTGGAATGGCATTTCAGATAAAAGACGATTTATTCGATTACTCTGAAGAAGCGATTGGTAAGCCAACAGGAATTGACATCAAAGAACAAAAAATGACTCTGCCTCTTATTCATGTTCTTAATAATTGTACTCCAAAAGAAAAAAGCTGGCTTATCAACTCGATAAAAAACCACAATAAGGATAAAAAAAGAGTCAAGGAAGTAATTACTTTCGTAAAAGACAATAACGGCTTACTTTATGCTGAAAATAAAATGATAGAGTTTCAACAAGAAGCACTACAGCTGCTAAATGATTACCCAGAATCCGACTATAAAGCAGCACTTATTTTAATGGTGAACTACGTTATCGAAAGGAAGAAGTAA